The following nucleotide sequence is from Stanieria sp. NIES-3757.
CTACGCTGTATCTGTCGATGGCTCAACCAGACAATCTCTATCCGCTCGTGACAGTTCGGAGTCGCTGCAAATCTACAGAGGCAAGGAATTTCGTCGTATTGTCGCAGCACTCCAGGCAAACTCCAGTTTATTAGTTGTTGGCGAAGCTGGTTGTGGCAAAACCTTCTTAGCTCAAGCCATTACCGCCGAACTGACCGAAATGAATTTTCAGGTAGCCGTCACCAAACCAGGAACGGTCAAACAGATACTCAGTGAAATAGCTAATCAGTTAGGAGTGGATACGGAAAACCTCAATGGTAAGGCACTTTCGACAATGGGACTGATGAAAGAGATTGCTGATTGGTTGTTAGTTAATACCGCATTTCTCATCTGTGACAATGCCCATCGTTTCCCAGTCTCTTTACGCTGTTGGTTAGACCAACTCCATACCCAAGGACAGCCCATCTTACTGCTAGCTACCTATCCTCCTGCGCGGGACATTTTTTTTAAACTACCCAGAATCGAACTCGAACCAATGAAAGATTCGGCGACTAGAGCCATCATGCTAGAAGCTGCTGCGGAATTAAACCTGGAACTCACACCCGCTCAATTAGCATCTTTGCAGCAGAGAGTTGGAGGCAATCCCATGTTAGCCAAACGAGTAGTCAGAGAGGAATATTTGGGTTTAGATGGTCAGGCATTAGACCATACTCAGTGGATTGATGGCACACCTTATTTAATCGCTGGTTTAATGTGTTTAGTTCTAGTGCGCTTTATCGGACTTGGATTTAACAACAAATCCCTTTATCTCTTGGGTGGCATTATCACCGTAACAGTTGGAGTCGTCAGAATAATTTTATTTAGCTTACCTCGTAAATCTGGAAGATTGGGACAATAAACAGTTAAACTGTAGCTTATAGACTACAGTAAATTATGGAAGCCCAAGAAAAAACCATTCTCACCTATGTTAAAGCCGATGGCAGCGCACCTTTTAACGACTGGCTTGAAGCTCTTAAAGATAGGAAAGCTCGTGCCATAATTCGGACGAGAATTAACCGTATTCGACTGGGTAACTTAGGCGATTGTAAATTTGTAGGAGAAGGAGTCAGCGAACTGAGAATAAAATTTGGTGCTGGCTACCGAGTTTATTTTGGGCAAGAAGGAGACACCATCATCATTTTGTTATCTGGTGGTGATAAAAGTAGTCAGGATAAAGATATCAAACAAGCAAAGCAATATTGGCAAGATTACAAGAGGCGTGGCAATGACTAGAACTAGAAGTTATAAAGACGATTTACTAAAAGCTTTAACCGACCCAGAAGAAGCCAGAGAATATCTCAATGCAGCTTTAGAAGACGAAAACCCAGAAGTCTTTTTACTAGCACTGCGAGATGTCGTGGAAGCTAACAGCACCATGAGCGAACTAGCACGAGTAACCAACCGCAATCGCGAGAGTTTATACAAAACCCTTTCAGAAAAAGGCAATCCCCAACTCAATAGCGTCCGCAGTATTCTCAATAACTTAGGTTTCAAATTAGCAGTAGATACTAAAAATCAAAAGTGATAAGTCAAAAGTCAAAAGTCACAATTAAGTCAAAAGTGTTAAGTCACAGGTCACAAGTTTTTGAAATTTGCAAGATTATAGGTTTAAATTGAGTTAGCAAAGTGTAAATTATTGAGCTTAAAATCTTTATCTCAATACTAATAATTACTTGTGACTTCTAACTTATTACTTGTAACTTAAATTGGTTTCTATACAAGATAGAAGGGGTTTGCGTAGCAAACGTACAATAAACCACGCTAAGAGAAATTATATCAAATCCGTTTGAATACCCATAATTAAATCAGGTCTTCAGGCCACCAATGATAGTTAGTCAATCCTTGAATCAATTGTGGTTGTCGAAGTAGACTACGGCATCTTTGAATCATAATTTCTTCTAATTGGTCGAGAGTGTCAAAAGTTTTGTTCGCGATTGCTTCATTAGTCAGAGGCCATAATCTTTCGGCAGGTTGTAATTCTGGTGATTTGGGAGGCATCCAGAATAAATGTACTCCTTTGGGAACTTTTAGCTTTTCAGTAGTATGAAAAGATGCTTGATCGAGCGCTAAAATGACTCGCTTTTTTTCACCTATCTCAAAATGCCGAGCAAAATCTTCTAACAAAAGACTAAAAACTTTAGTGTTCAACTTGGGTACAATCCACCAATAAGTTTCTCCTGAACCAGGATGTACAAATC
It contains:
- a CDS encoding ATPase, producing MPIKRHRRKLANGEEKIYTYAVSVDGSTRQSLSARDSSESLQIYRGKEFRRIVAALQANSSLLVVGEAGCGKTFLAQAITAELTEMNFQVAVTKPGTVKQILSEIANQLGVDTENLNGKALSTMGLMKEIADWLLVNTAFLICDNAHRFPVSLRCWLDQLHTQGQPILLLATYPPARDIFFKLPRIELEPMKDSATRAIMLEAAAELNLELTPAQLASLQQRVGGNPMLAKRVVREEYLGLDGQALDHTQWIDGTPYLIAGLMCLVLVRFIGLGFNNKSLYLLGGIITVTVGVVRIILFSLPRKSGRLGQ
- a CDS encoding hypothetical protein (conserved hypothetical protein), encoding MTRTRSYKDDLLKALTDPEEAREYLNAALEDENPEVFLLALRDVVEANSTMSELARVTNRNRESLYKTLSEKGNPQLNSVRSILNNLGFKLAVDTKNQK